ggtggagggagagtggagggaagggggtaggggtgtgtgaaggggaggggcgtttaggggagggacggtgggggaggggatggtggggaggaggggggggagatgagagggggggagaggagagggggggagaggagagggggggagaggagagggggggagaggagagggggggagaggagaggggggggagaggagaggggggggagaggagaggggggagaggagagggggggagagaggagagggggggagagaggagagggggggagagagaggagagggggggagagagaggagagggggggagagagaggagaggggggggagagagaggagagggggggggggagagaaagagagtgcctttttacttcaacccaaaccccccaaacaaccatttgcaggcagtgcttttttatttcaaactaaccataaccatattttcattttcaaaccacattaagggtacctactcacaggtgtgaagaaatttgttcagtctcattcagagctcagagtgacagagactaattgacagagctccatcttgatgagagattgtttgaggcacaccacttcctggttttatagaccctccccctccctccagcaggggcagcagagagaatggggaattttgtaaaaacatgaatatctccgtcatttttcatcgacgggaaaaatcctcggcacacatgcggcggaggggggctctgagcaaggtggccaaaaatgacggccgtaggtggcggcgttctctcggaaatcgcagcacagaaggccaaaagcggtcaagaacagagattttgtAATATAGATAGTTAGATGACTGATCTGGTAAGCTCGACTCCTTATTTTCATCTATCTGCATATCACATTCCCTGTGACTTAAAATATTGAAAGATTCTCACTTCCATCATCTTTCAAGGAAAGAAGTTCCAATGACTTAGAACACTGAGAAATGAAATCTTACTGATTATGTTTAAACAGTGATCACATGTTCGCGATTCTCCCACAAAATGCagtattctccccatatccatctgTCAAGTCATCATAGGTTTGTAAATATTACAATCAAGTCCCctgtcatttttctaaactccagtgatacAAGTTAACCCGTCCATCCTTTCCTCATAAGACACTTGCAATTTTAGGTATGAGTCTAGTAAACCTTACTTGAACTGCTTCTAATGCATTAACATCCTTAAGTAAGGAGACCTTGCACATACTGTGTATGCACACCTTTTTCAAAGTGATCCCACTAAACCAGCTCCCTAATGCTAAATATAACTGGACATTTATATTCAGTTCTTCCCACTTACATAATAACAATCTGTTAGCGTTCTTAATTATTTGCATCTCTACATACTTTCCTTAGGAAAAACAGGCCTTCAAATCAcgctctatcttttttttaatctatctCGTTTGCACACAATACAATGCCTTGATTGCCTAATTATCTCTATTTCACCTGGCGATTGCTTAATTGAAATTACTTAATACTTCGTAAGATGTTGTTTGAACAAATCGTGTCCGTGCGAATAAATAAAGGCACGAGTATGCAGAGGACTGGAAACAAAAACATCGTGAACGGTTAATTTAGGGCTGCATAGAAGAACGGACCAGTACAATTGACCATATTTGCATTACCTCTGATGACAGAGCCAGTGCAGAATATTGGTGATCCGGTACTATTTCCGAAGATGGAAGAACGAATGATTCTTAAACAGCTGGAAAATAAAAAACGGCTGGAAGAATTCAAATACTTTTTCAATGAAAATGGACAATTGAGACACACCGAAACGAACCAACCATTTGTTTTCAACCAATACAACAATGCAATGAACTTGAACCACCAGTGGTACACGGCCTTTGGAACGGTTTTGGCCGAGTACGTATACGAACTGCTAGAGAAAGAATATCGACTGAAACGACTCTATATTCCAGTAAATGCCACAATGGATGAACCTAGAAGCTTTTGCTTCGTGAGCGAGGGTGCGCTGGATAATCCTTCAAAGTTAATTGTTCTGCTACAAGATCGCGGCGTTTCGCGAGCGGGTACATGGTCCCagcaattgattgtacatgactgCCTGGACACAGGCACACAAATGCCCTACATTAAGCAGGCTCTACGGGAGAACTATGAAGTCATGGTATTAAATCCAAACGACAACTTTATGGCAATTAAGACAAACGATTCTATGGACCCGGAATGGGCTCAAACTGGATTCACcttaaaagttgaaaaaaaactaGAAATACCAAAAAGGGGGCTTGAAAGTGTGGAACAGCATACGTTCTACGTTTGGGACCACTTTATATCCAAGTGTGCCCCTATGAGTGTGGCCTTCATTGCTCACGGATATGGCGGCTTGGCTGTTGTTAACCTATTAACCGAATATTCAGATGTAATGAGCAAAGTATATGCTGTTGCCTTCATTAATTCCAATCATGATGTAGATCATCAAAACGTTAACCTAACAGAGCGGAACTGGATTGCAAAGAATTGTCGTACCTGGTCACTGAGCGCCAAGCCTTTGGACAAACCTGTGGCTTCCATGAAGATGGATTGTGTGCAAGTTTCCGCAGGCACCGAAAACCACGATTTAGCACCAGCATCTTGCTTTCACTCCATTTTCAAGTTTTTGAAGAAAGCGTCAAATGCACAGAAAACTAAACGATTAACTCGGTCGCCAATTGTTACAAGAAGTTCAAGCAAGAACAACTAAAAACAGCAACGGAATGGCGGTAGTATGGAGTAATTTCACAAACACAGTAAAATCAAAACCAAGGATGCCACGCCTGAAATATCGACGATGTTCTCGCCACAGATACTGCCCGTTTTTTTTCTAGTTGCTGCTGTGAAGTTATTCATTGTACTCCACGATGATCAGGCAACTGTCGCGAACGCTTGAGCCCAGTCTAAATACTTCGCCACACTGTTGGGATTTCTAACTGTTAGAATGTTATCTTGTAATGGAAGGTAGATTGGTTTGGTTGTTTAGGGAGATTTGTTGGCAATTTGTTGGTAGATTTGGTGATATCTGTGATCTATTGACCTTTATAAAATTataggtaaacaaaagtgctggagaaactcagcgggtgcggcagcatctatggagcgaaggaaatgggcaacgtttcggtatAAAATTATACCTCTGGCTCCTATGCCCAATGATTAAAACAATGCTATTACTATGGTGAGTTGGGTCGTACTAAGCACTAAATGAAAATAATCAGGTTTTCTGGAGGCATTCTCTACTATCTAATAATGTAAAGCTCCCCACGTATAATTTTTATGTTGATATTGTTCTGAGAAGGAGATTTTGCTTAGGAAACTTTACTGAAGAGATTAAATATTTCTGAAAACTCCCTTCAAAAATCGATGGAAATGAAAGGTGAAATAAATGTGTCACATGCTTTCCTCGCATTCAAATAGAAACGCGTCAATGGTACAACTCGTAAACCCCAAGGAGCTAGTGACATTAATTTTAAACGAATGTAATTAGTAAATCGCGTTTCAGTCTCTTTTCACATTTCAGTTTGAGAATTTTGTTCTGTAGATCTCAAGTTTATTGCAAATTTTATGCAATGAACCGGATAATTAAACCCATTCTTTACAACTGTCTGTAACATTAACATTTTCTCACTACTAGTGACAAAACATGCACCAGACTGGAACTGCTAAATTTTATCTTGGGCCTGTGCTGATTTGGTTGATACCTGCCCAGTGTAGTATCATACATACCTAAATGTAAAACTGAAGAAAATGTTAAAGTGTGCCAAAAAAAAGTCGTATCAGGCCACTTAGTCGTGGAGTTATCGATGCTGCAATTAATTGTTTCACTTGACTAAATTGTGGAAGAACAGAAAGCTAGAAACTTCAAATAATATTCCATCTGTGACCTTACCAATGTTTTCTAGAAGTGAAACAATGCCCCTTTTCTTATTCTCAATGCCTTGGTCGATGAAAGCatgcataccatacaccttcctCACCATCCTCTGCCTCCTACAACcaaaccaattttgtatccaattggctagctcatCTTGGATCCCATGCATTGTAACCACCTGGGCTAACCTACTGTGTGAGACCTTGTCACTGGCCTTGGTAAAGTCCATGTAGATGATATCTACCGTCCTGCCCTCATCAATTctcttggtcacatcttcaaaaaaacacAATTGTATCTGagacatgatttctcatgtacatggactatccttaatcaacTGGCTTTCCAAATGCAAGTAAGACATGTCCCTCATAATCTCTTCCAACCACTGATGTGATTAGAAAGTTACTGGAAGCTCATCGTCCTGTAGTGTCCAGACTTGtccttgctgcccttcttaaataaaggcacaataaGGTCCTCTGGTACCTTACCAGTGGCGAGCAAATATATAATAATCTCTGCAACATATCAGCAATCGCCTTCCTTTCACTTAACCAATAACATCCTAGGATACACCTCGTCAGGCCCTGGAAAACTATCTGCCTCTAAGCATTTCAAGATCTGTTACACCTACTCCCTTTTCTAATGTTGATATGCTCCACAAtatcactctctcctcccctgaaTTTACTAGCTTCCTTCTCCATGGTAAATACAGATGTATTGATTTAGGATCTCTCCCATTTCCCATGGTTCCACATATAGATCATCACACTAATATTTAGGAGGACATTTTGCTTTAATCAGAACTCATGCACAGCCAAACGATTTACAGAAAATCAATTGATAGATATACATTTGAACTGTTATAATCTAATTTTCTTTTACAATTTTTTCGTGCTTGACGTATGCCACTTATTAATGGAAACAACTGCACAAAATAATGTAAGTTCCTCGGTCCCTAGGTCCTTTGTCAATGGTGTATGCATTAAAATAAGTGTGGGATATTAACATCTGCTTTGTTTCTTATTGAAAGCAGGTAAATCGGGTTGATGGGATGGTTAGTACAATTAATTAGCCAATTAGCTCTGACTGAAAATAGTGTATTTAAGTTTAAGTCTTTAAGCAAAAGaaaaactgaatttaattttacaaaataagttttttttaaaacacactctgGAACATTCTCTCCTGTAACTCATGCCAGTCATGATGAAGCTCAAAATATTCTAGGTTTGCGTTGAACAGAAGGTACTGAAATTACATCAACCACCCCAACAGCCTCATGTGCACTGGTACCAatggttgaattgaattgaatgctttattgttacatgtgacaagtcacagtgaaattctttgcttacaCACCCAAGGAATGCAAATAGTCGCTCATAAAGGATGCTCACAAAGTTACAGTACCTTTGCGCcatgtccccctttgttctccctcctcATGATGGTccacccacaccgggtccccattgttcttccccctccctcacagcagCTCCCCCACGTCGGGTCCTCCTTTGTCCTCACTTCCCCACGAGGACGTCTGTTGGTTGGCACCATTATTGACCGTCACACTGACCTCTCCACTATCACTGCCGGGTCCTCTCTGGACGCCGACCCAGGCCACAGCTGCGGGTTCCGTGGACGGAGGGGCTGTTGGCCACGGGCTTTGTCAACTCGCGAGGCTCCAACTCTGGCCCTCGAGGCTCTGGTCTACAATTCTACGAACCACTACACTCCACTTCCAACCCACGAGGCCTGGGCTCCGACCCGCAAGGCTGCGGCCTCGGCTTCTCTGGAAGGTCTCTCTGTTATCGTCATGGATGACAGATTGATGTTCCTGAAAGTTAACCCATGGAAAGCCATTTGCCCGGATGGAGTCCCTAGCTGTGTCCTTGGAACCTGTGTGAACCAGCTACGAGTATTTGCAGACAACTTTGACCTCGCAAATCTGTGGTCTCCACCTGGTTTAAGAATACCACTATCATCCAGGTGCCAAAGGAAAATAAAGTAGCCTGCCGCTTGACTACCGTCCAGTGCTCTAACACccgccatcatgaagtgctttgagaggcttgtcATGGCGCACAACTCCCAGATCGCCTAGATCAACTTCAATTTGCCTACCACTGCAAGGTCCACATTTGATGCCACCTCCCAGGTCCTCAACTCTgccctggaacatctggataacaaacacaccatcagattcctatttattGACTGTAGCGCTGCTTTCAACATCATAACTCCAATCACTCTTATCTTCTAATTACTGAACATAAGACTCAGCACcatcctctgcaactggatccttgacttcctgacccatagaccacaatcagtaagaTAGGCGACACAACATTttccatgataattctcaacacccgTGTTTTGCAAGTTTGTTGCCTCATCGCATTActacactcacaactgtgtggtCAAATTCTGCTTTAACTCCATTCACAAGTTTGCAGGCAACACCACCGCagtgttgacaaaaatgctggagaaactcagcgggtgaggcagcatctatggagcgaaggaaatagacaatgtttcgggtcgaaatccttcttcagaccagaaacgttgcctatttccttcgctccatagatgctgcctcacctgctgagtttctccagcatttttgtctaccttcgattttccagcatctgctggtcCTTCTTAACCACCGCAGTGTGCTGGAATTTGAACAACGAGTACAGGATGGAGATAGCTTAGGATCTTAGGATGAAGGATCTTGTcactgacttcaggaagcaaggtgGAGTGAACACCCCagtctgcatcaatggtgctgaaattgagatggttgagaacttcaaattcctgttaTAAATACCACCAACACTTTGA
The Amblyraja radiata isolate CabotCenter1 chromosome 14, sAmbRad1.1.pri, whole genome shotgun sequence DNA segment above includes these coding regions:
- the LOC116980884 gene encoding putative protein FAM172B → MEERMILKQLENKKRLEEFKYFFNENGQLRHTETNQPFVFNQYNNAMNLNHQWYTAFGTVLAEYVYELLEKEYRLKRLYIPVNATMDEPRSFCFVSEGALDNPSKLIVLLQDRGVSRAGTWSQQLIVHDCLDTGTQMPYIKQALRENYEVMVLNPNDNFMAIKTNDSMDPEWAQTGFTLKVEKKLEIPKRGLESVEQHTFYVWDHFISKCAPMSVAFIAHGYGGLAVVNLLTEYSDVMSKVYAVAFINSNHDVDHQNVNLTERNWIAKNCRTWSLSAKPLDKPVASMKMDCVQVSAGTENHDLAPASCFHSIFKFLKKASNAQKTKRLTRSPIVTRSSSKNN